The segment GGCACCCCGGTGATGCTGGAGAAGTCGGATAACCCCCGGCGCAAACACCCCTACAGTCTGAAGTTTGTCAACAAGGAGGGCCACTGGATCTGCATTCATTCGGCTCTGGCCAACCGGGTGTTTGAGGAGGCCGTTCATGGGGGGGAGATGGATTGGGTCCAAGGACCCCTAAAACGGGAAGTCTCCTTCGGAAGCAGCCGAATGGACTTTTCGATCGGAGAGGATCCGCCCACGCTGGTGGAAGTGAAATGCGTCACCTATGAAGAAGATGGGATCGCCATGTTTCCCGACGCCCCGACGGTGCGGGGGCAGAAGCATGTGGAGGAATTGATCGCGGCTTTGGAAAAAGGGTACCGGGCCGCCGTCGTCTTCATCGCCTTTATGGATTTTGTGCACCGGTTCACCCCTCATCGCCGCATCGATCCCACCCTGGCGGATCAGCTCCGCAAAGCCCGGGACCAGGGAGTATGGATCAAAGCCTACGCCTGTTCCATCAGCTTTCGGGAGATCGCGGTGGAGAGGGAACTCCCGGTGGAACTTTAAGAGAGAGCCTTTCTGTGTGTCTGTGATCTGATTTCCTCTGAATGAATGAAACATTGGTGGGAGTGAAGAACAAACACGCAACAAATAGCAACTGCGAGGACTGTTCAGTGAAAAGAGTATACCGGCAACATGCACACAGAGTGTGGAGAAACCTCTTTCTGTTTTCTCCACACTCTTTTTTCTGTGCAAAAAGTGACGCCAACCCACACTTATAATCCCCTCAACCAAAAGTGGAGTGCAGCAGGCGAATGGATGATCCAAATTTTGGTCATCCAGATCGTCTCCCTTACACCCATCGGGCCCGATTTGTGACCAGGTTCGCTTCGTTTTGCGGTCTCGCTGCGACAGCATATGAATCTTTCACACTTCCTGTTTTCCGGATCATCACCAGCCTTGACAGAATGATACATTGACTTGATATTATGCGTTTCATTATAATTATCACAAAAGGAAACATTGGTTCTAATATAGGTACAAGGGTGTGTGAAATGAGTTTAAAAACATTGGACAATTCTCTGGAACTCCTTAAATACTTTACGGAGAAAAACACCGCTTGGGGTGTACGGGAGCTGGCCAAAGAGATGAACATGAGCCACTCCATCGTCTATCGCATCCTGTCCACTTTTGAAAAACACGGATTTTTAATCCAAAACCCCGATACAAAAAAGTACGAGTTGGGGCTTAAGTTTTGGGAATACGGACAATTGGTTCAAGAGAAGTTTCGCCTGCTGGATCTCATCCATCCCATCATGGAAAGAATCTCCGAGGAAACCGGTGAATCGATCTTTCTGACCCGGCTGGATGGAATGGAGGGGGTGTGTGCGGACATCGCAGAAAGCTCGCAAATGATCAAATATGCAGTGTCTGTGGGGACCCGGACCCCTCTGTATGCAGGTGCATCCAACAAGACGATCATGGCATATCTCCCCAAGGAAAAGCAGGAAGCCATCATTCAAGAAGGGTTAAACCCGATGACGGACAAGACGATCGTGGATGCCGACAAGCTGGTTTCGGAATTGGCGGAGATCAGGGAAAAGGGTTGGTGTTTTTCCGTAGGGGAATACTCTGAGTCTGTGTTCGCTTTGACCGTGCCGCTTTTCAACTGGAAAAAGGAAATTATCGCTTCACTGGCTATGGCCGGTCCTGAATACCGCGTCAACGACATGGATGTTCCCGAGATGTTGAAAATCTTGCAACGGGAATGTTCAGAGATTCAAAATTACTTCGACCGATATCGGATTACCCATATCTAGAAAAGGAAATATTAGGGGGGTGATCACTCGGGAAATCATGAAAGCGTACAATAGCAACCCACTGTATTTAAAATATCCAAATAATTAGTCGGAAGAGGAGGGAATTCGAGCATGAAACATCCAAAAGCTTTGGAACCATTTACTCTGTTCCTAACTGTGGTGACAGCCGTGTTGGGAGCAATTATCGGGATGCAGATCCTGCTGACCTTGGGAATTACGCCCAGCACATCGATTATCGGCGCTCTCATCGCCGTGGTATTGGCTCGGATTCCAATCCAGGTATTTAAGAAATACCGATCGGTTCATCGGCAAAACCTCATTCAGACCTCGATTTCTTCAGCCACCTTCGGTGCGGCGAACAGCTTGTTAATTCCCATCGGTGTCCCGTTTCTCATGGGAAAAACGGAGTTGATCCTTCCCATGTTGATCGGCGCCACCCTCGCCATGTTCGTTGATGCCGCTCTTTTATATAAACTGTTTGACTCGAAAATCTTTCCCGCATCGGGAACATGGCCTTTGGGAGTTGCCACGGCGGAGTCCATCGTCGCCGGGGATCAGGGCGGGAGACGAGCGGGTTTGTTGGGAGTGGGTGTGACCGGCGGATTGGTCGGTTCTTTTCTTGGCATCCCCATGTCCGCTTTTGGTGTCGCTTTTATAGGAAACATATGGGCCCTGATGATGTTTGGAGTGGGGATGCTTGTCAGCGGTTATTCAATCCCTTTGTTCGGAGTGGATTTAAACAAGCTGTATATCCCCCACGGGTTTATGATTGGAGCGGGATTGGTCGCCTTCATCCAAGTTTTCCTGGTCATTGTCAAGAAAAAGGAGAACCCAGGTGAAAAAGAAGGTGCCACGACGACGAAATCAGATAGGGATACGTCCCGTGCATTGAAGTTCGGTTATCTGGCATATTTGGGTATCGTCCTGGTCATCGCAGTAACCGGTGGATTGATCACCCATATGTCTTTGGGAATGTTTCTGGTTTACTTGCTGTTCGCGGCCATCGCAGCTTTTGCCCACGAGTTGATCGTGGGGATCGCAGCGATGCACTCGGGGTGGTTTCCCGCTTTTGCTGTCGCTCTCATCACCTTGGTCGTCGGCATATTGATCGGATTCCCCCCGGTTGCCTTGGGGCTTTTGGTTGGATTCAGTGCTTCCACCGGAGCCGCTTTCGCCGATATGGGGTATGACCTGAAAACGGGATATTTGCTGCGCGGTAATGGAAAAGATCCCGAGTTTGAGTTGGCAGGCAGAAGGCAGCAATTGATCACGGGCATGATCGCATTCGGCATTGCCATGCTCGCTGTTCTCTTTACCTATCAAGGGTTCTTCGCCCAAAACATGGTGCCGCCTGTGGACAAGGTTTATGTGGCGACCATCGAAGCCGGGGTGTCGGGGAATACTGCTTGGACATTGCTGATGTGGGCGATTCCGGGAGCATTGCTTCAATGGATCGGAGGTCCGGGAAGACAGCTGGGAGTGTTATTCTCCACCGGACTGTTATTGGTGAATCCGGCAGCCGGTTGGGCGGTGTTGGCCGGGATTTTGATCCGGTTTACAGTCCTTAAATGGAAAGGAAAAGGGGCGGAGGCTCCGATGAGCATTATGGCCGCCGGATTTATTGCCGGGGATGCCTTGTACAGCTTTTTCAACTCCTTATTTAAAATGAAGTGAGGAAAGATGACCATGGCTGGATTGATATTAAATGAACGTGTTGTGGAAGCGGCGGTTTATGGAGGAGCAGTATTGGGCGGAGGAGGTGGCGGTTGGATTCAGGATGGCTTGCAGATGGGGCGTCTGGCACTCGAAGTGGGCAACCCTCAGCTGATCACGATGGATGATGTGGACGATGATGATGTCATCGTGACCGTCGCTCTTATTGGAGCCCCTGCCGCTGTCGATCAATATGTCAAGCCTGTTCACTACATGCGGGCGTTGGAGCTGTTATCCGAAAAACTGGATACTAAGATCCGGGGAATCATTACGAATGAAAACGGAGCAGGCACCACAGTGAATGGATGGCTCCAATCCGCTTTGTCGGGAATTCCCGTGCTTGATGCCCCTTCCAACGGAAGAGCCCATCCGACGGGCAGCATGGGGGCGATGAATTTATCGGAGGATGAAGGGTATGTGTCGATCCAGGCGGCTGCCGGGGGCAAGGGTGACCGTTATATGGAGATCTGGACGTCGGGTTCCTTGGACAAGGCATCCTCCATCATCCGAAATGCGTCCATCCAGGCGGGCGGTGTGCTTGCAGTGGCAAGAAATCCGGTTCAAGCCGGTTATGTGAAACAAAACGGGGCGCCGGGAGCGATTCAGCAAGCGATTGAGGTGGGCACAGCTCTCTTGAATCACAGCGGTGAAAAGGCGGTGGAAGCTGTTACATCCCGGTTGGGGGGCAGAATCATCACCCTGGGAGAGGTGACGGATTTCCATTTGGAGACATCCGGCGGGTTTGATGTGGGAAAAGTGACGGTCAACTCCCATGAGCTCACCTTCTGGAACGAGTATATGACATTGGAACGGAGCGGTGAACGACTCGCCACATTCCCGGATCTGATCATGACATTTGATGTCGAAACGGGTAGACCCGTCGTGTCAGCGGAGGTCTCCAAAGGGCAATCCATCGCGGTCATCGCCGTCCCAAAAGCAAATCTCAAATTGGGTGCGACGATGAGAAACCGAAAACTGTTAAAACAAATTGAAGATATCATCGGTCAATCCATCATTCCATACGCTATTTCGTGAAAGGAGAAACTACCATGTCCTTAAAACAAACACTCACCGTATATGAAACAGTGGACAACGCCCATGCGTCCGGACAAAAAGTGAAGCAACTGTTTAACCAGTATCCCGATGTGACGGTAACCGTTCAAACGGTGGAAGGGGAAAAAGGTAATACCGATTTCGTCAAAATCCTCATTCCAGGAGAAAAGGGGAAAACCGCCGGCGGAACCGCTCCCACCTTCGGCATCGTGGGCCGGTTGGGCGGTTTGGGCGCACGTCCCAGCCGGATCGGCCTCGTTTCCGACGGCGACGGGGCCATCGCGGCGGTGGCCAGCGCCCTCAAACTGGCTGAGATGAAGGAAAAGGGGGATCATCTGCCGGGGGACGTGATCGTCACCACCCACATCTGCCCGGATGCACCGACCCAACCCCATGAGCCGGTGGATTTCATGGGTTCCCCTGTCGATATCCTGACTATGAACCGATATGAAGTGGTTCCGGAAGTGGA is part of the Kroppenstedtia eburnea genome and harbors:
- the sfsA gene encoding DNA/RNA nuclease SfsA; this translates as MSRLSVAIQGDPVPAVFVERPNRFQAVVEIGGNREVVHVPNTGRMDEMLFPGTPVMLEKSDNPRRKHPYSLKFVNKEGHWICIHSALANRVFEEAVHGGEMDWVQGPLKREVSFGSSRMDFSIGEDPPTLVEVKCVTYEEDGIAMFPDAPTVRGQKHVEELIAALEKGYRAAVVFIAFMDFVHRFTPHRRIDPTLADQLRKARDQGVWIKAYACSISFREIAVERELPVEL
- a CDS encoding IclR family transcriptional regulator; protein product: MSLKTLDNSLELLKYFTEKNTAWGVRELAKEMNMSHSIVYRILSTFEKHGFLIQNPDTKKYELGLKFWEYGQLVQEKFRLLDLIHPIMERISEETGESIFLTRLDGMEGVCADIAESSQMIKYAVSVGTRTPLYAGASNKTIMAYLPKEKQEAIIQEGLNPMTDKTIVDADKLVSELAEIREKGWCFSVGEYSESVFALTVPLFNWKKEIIASLAMAGPEYRVNDMDVPEMLKILQRECSEIQNYFDRYRITHI
- a CDS encoding OPT/YSL family transporter, producing the protein MKHPKALEPFTLFLTVVTAVLGAIIGMQILLTLGITPSTSIIGALIAVVLARIPIQVFKKYRSVHRQNLIQTSISSATFGAANSLLIPIGVPFLMGKTELILPMLIGATLAMFVDAALLYKLFDSKIFPASGTWPLGVATAESIVAGDQGGRRAGLLGVGVTGGLVGSFLGIPMSAFGVAFIGNIWALMMFGVGMLVSGYSIPLFGVDLNKLYIPHGFMIGAGLVAFIQVFLVIVKKKENPGEKEGATTTKSDRDTSRALKFGYLAYLGIVLVIAVTGGLITHMSLGMFLVYLLFAAIAAFAHELIVGIAAMHSGWFPAFAVALITLVVGILIGFPPVALGLLVGFSASTGAAFADMGYDLKTGYLLRGNGKDPEFELAGRRQQLITGMIAFGIAMLAVLFTYQGFFAQNMVPPVDKVYVATIEAGVSGNTAWTLLMWAIPGALLQWIGGPGRQLGVLFSTGLLLVNPAAGWAVLAGILIRFTVLKWKGKGAEAPMSIMAAGFIAGDALYSFFNSLFKMK
- a CDS encoding DUF917 domain-containing protein produces the protein MAGLILNERVVEAAVYGGAVLGGGGGGWIQDGLQMGRLALEVGNPQLITMDDVDDDDVIVTVALIGAPAAVDQYVKPVHYMRALELLSEKLDTKIRGIITNENGAGTTVNGWLQSALSGIPVLDAPSNGRAHPTGSMGAMNLSEDEGYVSIQAAAGGKGDRYMEIWTSGSLDKASSIIRNASIQAGGVLAVARNPVQAGYVKQNGAPGAIQQAIEVGTALLNHSGEKAVEAVTSRLGGRIITLGEVTDFHLETSGGFDVGKVTVNSHELTFWNEYMTLERSGERLATFPDLIMTFDVETGRPVVSAEVSKGQSIAVIAVPKANLKLGATMRNRKLLKQIEDIIGQSIIPYAIS
- a CDS encoding DUF1177 domain-containing protein; this translates as MSLKQTLTVYETVDNAHASGQKVKQLFNQYPDVTVTVQTVEGEKGNTDFVKILIPGEKGKTAGGTAPTFGIVGRLGGLGARPSRIGLVSDGDGAIAAVASALKLAEMKEKGDHLPGDVIVTTHICPDAPTQPHEPVDFMGSPVDILTMNRYEVVPEVDAILSIDTTKGNRVINHKGIAISPTVKEGYILRISEDLLRIMEMCTGQLPVTFPITMQDITPYGNDVYHINSILQPAVATSSPVVGLAITAQSAVPGCGTGASHEVDIALAVKVAVEVAKEYTRGTCSFYDEQEFAHLNKLYGSMKILQTMGRAE